From one Streptomyces sp. ICC1 genomic stretch:
- a CDS encoding cation acetate symporter, whose protein sequence is MNQTYALTAVAVVVLVTVLLGALGLRISRTTSDFYVASRTVGPRLNAAAISGEYLSAASFLGVAGLVLLQGPQMLWYPVGYTAGYLVLLVLVAAPLRRSGAYTLPDFAEARLESQAVRRIAVLFVLGVGWLYLLPQLQGAGLTLGILTGAPHWVGGVVVAVVVTAAVAAGGMRSITFVQAFQYWLKLTALLVPVFFLLAAWVGDGAPRATFDAPAVFREHTAVTLAEDVRLSLDAPLTVTVTGRVDGHVYEGEPVTLGAGHHSVRAHARLAFAPDSPVPQTRTEAGAGASSWSEPLSGDRPELRLYATYGLILATFLGTMGLPHVAVRFYTSPNGRAARRTTLVVLGLVGAFYLLPPVYGVLGRIYAPELALTGEADAAVLVLPARMVGGTAGELLGALVAGGAFAAFLSTASGLTMAVAGVLHQDVLSARGVGSFRVAVLVAILVPLAGSVAATDVPVADAVGLAFAVSASSFCPLLVLGIWWRGLTPPGAVAGLVTGGGAALSAVLATRAGMAPAGWPNTLLAWPAVWSVPLGFLTMVVVSMGTRGRIPAGTAATLARLHLPEDVAGEVAGDMTREVVREVTRDGPARAGGGAHGGKGGAP, encoded by the coding sequence GTGAACCAGACGTACGCGCTGACCGCGGTCGCCGTCGTCGTCCTGGTCACGGTGCTGCTCGGCGCGCTGGGCCTGCGGATATCCCGGACGACCTCCGACTTCTACGTGGCTTCGCGCACGGTCGGCCCGCGCCTCAACGCGGCGGCCATCAGCGGCGAGTACCTCTCCGCCGCCTCCTTCCTCGGCGTGGCCGGGCTGGTGCTCCTCCAGGGCCCGCAGATGCTCTGGTACCCGGTGGGCTACACGGCCGGCTACCTGGTCCTGCTGGTCCTGGTGGCGGCGCCGCTGCGCCGCTCGGGCGCCTACACGCTGCCCGATTTCGCCGAGGCCCGCCTCGAATCGCAGGCCGTGCGCCGGATCGCGGTGCTGTTCGTCCTCGGGGTCGGCTGGCTGTACCTGCTGCCGCAGCTGCAGGGCGCGGGCCTGACGCTGGGGATCCTGACCGGGGCCCCGCACTGGGTGGGCGGGGTGGTCGTGGCCGTCGTGGTGACGGCGGCGGTCGCGGCCGGCGGCATGCGGTCCATCACCTTCGTGCAGGCCTTCCAGTACTGGCTGAAGCTCACCGCCCTGCTGGTCCCGGTGTTCTTCCTGCTCGCGGCCTGGGTGGGGGACGGCGCTCCGCGCGCCACCTTCGACGCCCCGGCGGTCTTCCGCGAGCACACCGCCGTCACCCTCGCCGAGGACGTGCGGCTGTCCCTGGACGCGCCGCTGACGGTGACGGTGACCGGCCGGGTCGACGGGCACGTCTACGAGGGCGAGCCCGTGACGCTCGGCGCCGGGCACCATTCCGTACGGGCGCACGCGCGCCTCGCCTTCGCACCGGACTCGCCGGTGCCGCAGACCCGGACCGAGGCCGGAGCGGGAGCCTCCAGCTGGTCGGAGCCGCTGTCCGGGGACCGGCCGGAGCTGCGGCTGTACGCGACGTACGGGCTGATCCTGGCCACGTTCCTCGGGACCATGGGGCTGCCGCACGTGGCGGTGCGCTTCTACACGAGCCCGAACGGGCGGGCGGCGCGGCGGACCACGCTGGTGGTGCTGGGGCTGGTCGGCGCCTTCTACCTGCTGCCGCCGGTGTACGGGGTGCTGGGCCGGATCTACGCCCCCGAACTGGCCCTGACCGGCGAGGCCGACGCGGCGGTGCTGGTGTTGCCGGCCCGGATGGTGGGCGGGACGGCCGGGGAGCTGCTGGGGGCGCTGGTGGCCGGGGGCGCGTTCGCGGCGTTCCTGTCGACGGCGTCGGGGCTGACGATGGCGGTGGCCGGGGTGCTGCACCAGGACGTGCTGTCCGCGCGCGGGGTGGGCAGCTTCCGGGTCGCGGTGCTGGTGGCGATCCTGGTGCCGCTGGCCGGGAGCGTGGCGGCGACGGACGTTCCGGTGGCGGACGCGGTGGGGCTGGCGTTCGCGGTGTCGGCGTCCTCCTTCTGTCCGCTGCTGGTGCTGGGGATCTGGTGGCGCGGGCTGACCCCGCCGGGGGCGGTGGCCGGGCTGGTGACGGGGGGTGGGGCGGCGCTGAGCGCGGTGCTGGCGACGCGGGCCGGGATGGCTCCGGCCGGCTGGCCGAACACGCTGCTGGCGTGGCCGGCGGTGTGGTCGGTGCCGCTGGGCTTCCTGACGATGGTGGTGGTCTCGATGGGCACGCGCGGGCGGATCCCGGCGGGGACGGCGGCGACCCTGGCCCGGCTGCACCTGCCGGAGGACGTGGCCGGTGAGGTGGCGGGCGACATGACGCGCGAGGTGGTGCGCGAGGTGACGCGTGACGGGCCGGCCCGCGCGGGCGGCGGCGCGCACGGCGGGAAGGGCGGTGCTCCATGA
- a CDS encoding GDSL-type esterase/lipase family protein, translating into MDPGPFLRGVSWLDRGRPVRADPADTMRLPWDTGERATLPIGVRLEFTARGARAVEIRYRATVPGPTDALRDLAHGFALWDRHGVVRELYTEPAAEAVIRLELPGGSGPFTIHPPETQSPLILGVRGVGGRVDPAPPAPRWVVHGDSITEGWWSTRPAHGWPAIAGRALGWDTVNLGYAGAARGELATAEQLAELPADVLTLAFGTNCWSRVPFSAPLLYETTRAFIELVRQGHPRTPLLLLSPVLRPDAERTPNKLGATLGALRDAMERATRDRIAAGDDRLALLPGRDVLGPEHLADGLHPNDSGHHTLGLAVATAMRRAGFDAG; encoded by the coding sequence CTGGACCCGGGCCCCTTCCTGCGCGGCGTGTCCTGGCTGGACCGGGGCCGCCCGGTACGGGCCGACCCCGCCGACACCATGCGGCTGCCCTGGGACACCGGCGAGCGGGCCACCCTGCCCATCGGGGTGCGCCTGGAGTTCACCGCCCGGGGCGCGCGGGCGGTGGAGATCCGCTACCGGGCGACCGTGCCCGGCCCCACCGACGCGCTGCGCGACCTCGCGCACGGCTTCGCCCTCTGGGACCGGCACGGGGTGGTGCGCGAGCTGTACACCGAGCCGGCGGCCGAGGCCGTCATACGCCTCGAACTACCCGGCGGATCCGGCCCGTTCACCATCCATCCGCCCGAGACGCAGTCCCCGCTGATCCTCGGCGTGCGCGGGGTCGGCGGCCGGGTGGACCCCGCGCCGCCCGCCCCGCGCTGGGTGGTGCACGGCGACTCCATCACCGAGGGCTGGTGGTCCACCCGGCCCGCGCACGGCTGGCCGGCGATCGCCGGGCGGGCGCTCGGCTGGGACACGGTCAACCTCGGCTACGCGGGCGCCGCGCGCGGGGAACTGGCCACCGCCGAGCAGCTCGCCGAACTGCCCGCCGATGTCCTCACCCTCGCCTTCGGCACCAACTGCTGGTCCCGCGTGCCCTTTTCGGCCCCCCTCCTGTACGAGACCACCCGCGCGTTCATCGAACTGGTCCGCCAGGGCCACCCCCGGACACCGCTGCTCCTCCTCTCCCCCGTGCTGCGGCCCGACGCGGAGCGCACCCCGAACAAGCTGGGCGCCACCCTGGGCGCCCTGCGCGACGCGATGGAGCGCGCCACCCGGGACCGGATCGCCGCCGGGGACGACCGGCTGGCCCTGCTGCCGGGGCGGGACGTACTGGGCCCCGAGCACCTGGCGGACGGCCTGCACCCCAACGACTCCGGTCACCACACGCTCGGCCTCGCTGTGGCCACGGCCATGCGGCGGGCCGGGTTCGACGCGGGGTGA
- a CDS encoding histidine kinase produces MTGAVLLILGAAGAALLLGAGWAGGRWQARRGERALGLDLGTPVERATFHTLHTASLAAPPLRAGLTEDAARKAAKRLRSLLGTEALCLTDRTHVLAWDGPGADHHERRAMVRVAELLDSGRSQSVRTECERPGCPLKWAVVAPLTGEDGMLGALVAYGSRESAVLVRAATEVARWVSVQLELSELDRSRTRLMEAEIKALRAQISPHFIFNSLAAIASFVRTDPERARDLLLEFADFTRYSFRRHGEFTTLAEELRSIEQYLALAGARFGERLKLTLQVAPEVLPVALPFLCLQPLVENAVKHGLEDSTEECRITIAARDAGAEALITIEDNGVGMDPALLRRILAGEHAGSSSGIGLTNVDERLRQVYGDGHGLVIETGVGAGMKITVRIPKYRAGVHSSAPGGRIPRR; encoded by the coding sequence ATGACCGGAGCAGTGCTCTTGATCCTGGGGGCGGCCGGGGCCGCGCTGCTGCTCGGCGCCGGCTGGGCGGGCGGCCGGTGGCAGGCCCGGCGCGGCGAACGAGCCCTCGGCCTCGACCTGGGCACCCCCGTCGAGCGGGCCACCTTCCACACCCTGCACACCGCCTCGCTCGCCGCTCCCCCGCTGCGCGCCGGCCTCACCGAGGACGCCGCCCGCAAGGCCGCCAAACGCCTGCGCTCCCTGCTCGGCACCGAGGCGCTGTGCCTGACGGACCGCACGCACGTCCTGGCCTGGGACGGCCCCGGCGCCGACCACCACGAGCGCCGCGCGATGGTCCGGGTGGCGGAACTGCTGGACTCGGGACGCAGTCAGAGCGTGCGCACCGAGTGCGAGCGGCCCGGCTGCCCGCTGAAGTGGGCGGTGGTGGCCCCGCTGACCGGTGAGGACGGGATGCTGGGCGCCCTGGTGGCCTACGGGTCGCGGGAGTCGGCGGTCCTGGTGCGGGCCGCGACCGAGGTCGCGCGCTGGGTCTCCGTACAGCTGGAGCTGTCCGAGCTGGACCGCTCGCGGACCCGGCTGATGGAGGCGGAGATCAAGGCGCTGCGCGCGCAGATCTCCCCGCACTTCATCTTCAACTCCCTCGCCGCGATCGCCTCGTTCGTGCGGACCGATCCGGAGCGGGCCCGGGACCTGCTGCTGGAGTTCGCGGACTTCACCCGCTACTCCTTCCGCCGGCACGGGGAGTTCACCACGCTGGCCGAGGAGCTGCGGTCCATCGAGCAGTATCTGGCGCTGGCCGGGGCCCGGTTCGGGGAGCGGCTGAAGCTGACCTTGCAGGTGGCGCCCGAAGTGCTGCCGGTGGCGCTGCCGTTCCTGTGCCTCCAGCCACTGGTGGAGAACGCGGTCAAGCACGGCCTGGAGGACTCCACCGAGGAGTGCCGGATCACGATCGCCGCCCGGGACGCGGGCGCGGAAGCGCTGATCACCATCGAGGACAACGGCGTCGGAATGGATCCGGCCCTGCTGCGCCGGATCCTGGCCGGGGAGCACGCGGGCTCCTCTTCGGGCATCGGGCTGACCAATGTGGACGAGCGGCTGCGCCAGGTGTACGGGGACGGCCACGGGCTCGTCATCGAAACGGGTGTCGGCGCGGGCATGAAGATCACGGTACGGATTCCCAAATACCGGGCGGGAGTGCACAGTTCGGCCCCGGGTGGCCGAATTCCCCGGCGCTGA
- a CDS encoding LLM class flavin-dependent oxidoreductase, producing the protein MDLDVLYEIDVPRPWPGAHPHGQRAAEQRAYREAVEQIRLADRMGFRTVWAVEHHFREGRSHCPAPEVLLGHLAGLTERIRLGFGVTLTPFAFTPPQRIAEKVATVDVLSGGRVEWGTGRSTPMEQTAFGVDRERSREDWREAIEIVTGMWREEYFAYESERFRFPRRMVTPKPVQDPHPPAWMAATSPGSAEVAGAHGLGLLSFSIMQPLEAMAAQVAAYRAAAAAPSPLTDVTTDRVAAYTLVHATPPGTAPGARVWDSVAWWYSNLARFTLEWELPHLGPEERERTFPLLTPILEGNVPVREFSDGDMILIGDAETIVAKAKRYADLGVDQLICYVQWGYLEHREILRTLEILGKEVLPELARYEPRRERA; encoded by the coding sequence ATGGATCTGGACGTGCTCTATGAGATCGACGTGCCCAGGCCTTGGCCGGGAGCCCATCCGCACGGCCAGCGGGCCGCCGAGCAGCGCGCCTACCGGGAGGCCGTCGAGCAGATCCGGCTCGCCGACCGGATGGGATTCCGCACCGTCTGGGCGGTCGAGCACCACTTCCGCGAGGGCCGCTCGCACTGCCCGGCCCCCGAGGTGCTCCTCGGACACCTGGCCGGGCTCACGGAGCGGATCCGGCTCGGCTTCGGCGTGACCCTCACCCCCTTCGCCTTCACGCCGCCCCAGCGCATAGCGGAGAAGGTCGCCACCGTCGACGTGCTCTCCGGCGGTCGGGTGGAGTGGGGCACCGGCCGGTCCACGCCCATGGAGCAGACCGCCTTCGGCGTGGACCGGGAGAGGTCCCGGGAGGACTGGCGCGAGGCCATCGAGATCGTGACGGGGATGTGGCGCGAGGAGTACTTCGCCTACGAGTCGGAGCGCTTCCGCTTCCCGCGCCGCATGGTCACCCCCAAGCCGGTGCAGGATCCGCACCCGCCGGCCTGGATGGCGGCCACCTCCCCCGGTTCGGCGGAGGTCGCGGGTGCGCACGGCCTGGGACTGCTCTCCTTCTCGATCATGCAGCCGCTGGAGGCGATGGCCGCCCAGGTGGCCGCCTACCGGGCGGCGGCCGCCGCCCCGAGCCCGCTCACCGACGTCACCACGGACCGGGTCGCCGCCTACACCCTGGTCCACGCCACGCCGCCGGGCACCGCCCCGGGCGCCCGCGTCTGGGACTCGGTCGCCTGGTGGTACTCGAACCTCGCGCGCTTCACCCTGGAGTGGGAGCTGCCGCACCTGGGCCCCGAGGAGCGCGAGCGGACCTTCCCGCTGCTCACGCCGATCCTCGAGGGGAACGTCCCGGTACGGGAGTTCAGCGACGGCGACATGATCCTCATCGGGGACGCGGAGACGATCGTCGCCAAGGCCAAGCGGTACGCGGACCTCGGTGTCGACCAGCTCATCTGCTACGTCCAGTGGGGGTACCTGGAACACCGGGAGATCCTGCGGACCCTGGAGATCCTCGGCAAGGAAGTCCTCCCGGAGCTGGCCCGCTACGAGCCCCGCCGGGAGCGCGCGTGA
- a CDS encoding LytTR family DNA-binding domain-containing protein — MLRVLAVDDEKPLLEELLYLLRSDPRVLSAEGASDATEALRRITLALESGPDGADAIDVVFLDIHMAGLTGLDIARLLAGFARPPLIVFVTAHEGFAVQAFDLKAVDYVLKPVRPERLAEAVRRACAQSGRTGHPPGDAAAGAAPAEAPPVVPAPRRPVPDAGPAVPADHGPDHTPERAPDQIAVELGGVTRFVAIADIAYVEAQGDYARLHTAEGSHLVRIPLSTLEERWASRGFVRIHRRHLVALGRIDELRLDAGTTTVRVGAAELQVSRRHARELRDLLMRQAMG, encoded by the coding sequence ATGCTGCGCGTACTGGCCGTCGACGACGAGAAGCCCCTGCTCGAGGAGCTCCTCTACCTGTTGCGCTCGGACCCCCGGGTGCTCAGCGCCGAGGGCGCCTCGGACGCGACCGAGGCGCTGCGCCGGATCACCCTGGCGCTGGAGAGCGGGCCGGACGGGGCCGACGCCATCGACGTGGTCTTCCTCGACATCCACATGGCGGGGCTGACCGGCCTGGACATAGCCCGGCTGCTGGCCGGGTTCGCGCGGCCGCCGCTGATCGTGTTCGTCACCGCCCACGAGGGGTTCGCCGTCCAGGCCTTCGACCTCAAGGCCGTGGACTACGTGCTCAAGCCCGTGCGGCCGGAGCGGCTCGCCGAGGCGGTCCGGCGGGCCTGCGCGCAGTCCGGCCGGACCGGACATCCGCCGGGCGACGCGGCGGCCGGCGCCGCGCCGGCCGAAGCTCCTCCCGTCGTGCCGGCGCCGCGTCGGCCCGTGCCCGATGCCGGCCCCGCGGTCCCCGCCGACCACGGCCCGGACCACACCCCCGAACGCGCCCCCGACCAGATCGCCGTGGAGCTGGGCGGCGTGACCCGGTTCGTGGCGATCGCGGACATCGCGTACGTGGAGGCCCAGGGCGACTACGCCCGGCTGCACACCGCCGAGGGCAGCCACCTGGTGCGCATCCCGCTGTCCACGCTGGAGGAGCGGTGGGCCTCCCGCGGTTTCGTCCGCATCCACCGCCGCCACCTGGTGGCGCTGGGCCGCATCGACGAACTGCGCCTGGACGCGGGCACCACCACGGTCCGCGTCGGAGCGGCCGAACTCCAGGTGAGCCGGCGGCACGCGCGGGAGCTGCGGGACCTGCTGATGCGCCAGGCGATGGGCTGA
- a CDS encoding SCO0930 family lipoprotein, whose amino-acid sequence MGIKRGTTLAAVAVVVALSATACGGNDQAGDNTKPAGAVASAQTSGDGYGEGYGAGAGAEAGADGAPKPGGQLAVAQNDQLGSVLTDSAGFTLYRFDKDTAKPPKSNCDGDCAKTWPVVAAGDATAAAGTDPALLGEVVRTDGSKQLTVAGWPVYRFSKDTKAGDTNGQGVGGTWFAAAPDGKKAAKAAAAPPAGAAQAEGALTVAKDPKLGDHIVDGNGMTVYRFKPDTAWPMVSKCEGDCVAKWPVVPPVDQANAKGIIEKNYLVLDRPDGKKQQTVNCWPVYTFTGDKKAGDTNGQGVGGTWYAVAPDGKLITGQ is encoded by the coding sequence ATGGGCATCAAGCGCGGAACCACCCTGGCGGCCGTGGCGGTCGTCGTCGCACTCAGCGCGACCGCCTGCGGCGGGAACGACCAGGCCGGCGACAACACCAAGCCCGCCGGTGCCGTCGCCTCCGCCCAGACCTCCGGGGACGGCTACGGAGAAGGCTACGGAGCGGGCGCCGGCGCGGAAGCGGGCGCGGACGGCGCCCCAAAGCCCGGCGGACAGTTGGCCGTCGCGCAGAACGACCAGCTGGGATCGGTCCTCACCGACAGCGCGGGCTTCACCCTGTACCGCTTCGACAAGGACACCGCGAAGCCGCCGAAGTCGAACTGCGACGGGGACTGCGCGAAGACCTGGCCGGTGGTCGCCGCGGGCGACGCGACCGCCGCGGCGGGCACGGACCCGGCGCTGCTGGGCGAGGTGGTCCGCACCGACGGCAGCAAGCAGCTGACGGTGGCCGGCTGGCCCGTGTACCGGTTCAGCAAGGACACCAAGGCGGGCGACACCAACGGGCAGGGCGTCGGCGGGACCTGGTTCGCGGCCGCGCCCGACGGCAAGAAGGCGGCGAAGGCCGCGGCCGCCCCGCCGGCCGGCGCGGCCCAGGCCGAGGGCGCGCTGACCGTGGCCAAGGACCCCAAGCTGGGCGACCACATCGTCGACGGCAACGGCATGACCGTCTACCGGTTCAAGCCCGACACCGCGTGGCCGATGGTCTCCAAGTGCGAGGGCGACTGCGTGGCCAAGTGGCCGGTCGTGCCCCCGGTGGACCAGGCCAACGCCAAGGGGATCATCGAGAAGAACTACCTGGTCCTGGACCGCCCCGACGGCAAGAAGCAGCAGACGGTGAACTGCTGGCCCGTCTACACCTTCACCGGCGACAAGAAGGCCGGCGACACCAACGGCCAGGGCGTCGGCGGCACCTGGTACGCGGTCGCCCCCGACGGCAAGCTCATCACCGGCCAGTAA
- a CDS encoding amino acid permease: MLDHGQAPPLTSEPRKAPHPLMRRKPVEQLVAEGGQGEGGSLRRSLTMWQLTMISIGATLGTGIFVVLGTAAPKAGPAVTISFVIAGLTALFSALSYAELAGSVPVSGSSYSYTYATMGELVAWVCGWCLILEYGVSVAAVAVGWGEYLNEFLDGTIGITIPESVSAPLGEGGFINLPALVVVLLAMVFLMRGAKESARINSIMVGVKIVTLLLFIGIGAMGIKSGNYSNFNPLGREGITAAAGTLFFSYIGFDAASTAGEEAKNPKRDLPRAIMLSLLIVTVLYVLVAFVAVGAMPWQDFEGTEAALAQIMTDVTGHSFWGVVLAAGAVVAIASVVFAVLYGQTRILFAMSRDGLVPKAFGKVNARTGVPRANVVIVGLFCGLLAATIPLGKLADATSIGTLFAFGLVNVAVIILRFTRPDMPRTFKVALFPLTPILGFLACGWVMWSLDAVTWQVFGGWMAVGLVVYFLYGIRRSRLATAEPAAAEK; encoded by the coding sequence GTGCTCGATCACGGCCAGGCGCCACCGCTCACCTCGGAGCCCCGCAAGGCGCCCCACCCCCTGATGCGCCGCAAGCCGGTGGAGCAGCTGGTCGCCGAGGGCGGCCAGGGCGAGGGCGGCTCGCTGCGCCGCTCGCTCACCATGTGGCAGCTCACGATGATCAGCATCGGCGCGACCCTGGGCACCGGCATCTTCGTCGTCCTCGGCACCGCGGCCCCCAAGGCCGGTCCCGCCGTCACGATCTCCTTCGTCATCGCGGGCCTGACCGCCCTCTTCTCGGCGCTCTCCTACGCGGAGCTGGCCGGATCGGTGCCGGTCTCCGGCTCCTCGTACTCGTACACCTACGCCACCATGGGCGAGCTCGTCGCATGGGTCTGCGGCTGGTGCCTGATCTTGGAGTACGGGGTCTCCGTCGCGGCGGTCGCCGTCGGCTGGGGCGAGTACCTCAACGAATTCCTCGACGGCACGATAGGGATCACCATCCCGGAGAGTGTCTCCGCCCCGCTGGGCGAGGGCGGCTTCATCAATCTGCCGGCGCTCGTCGTCGTCCTGCTCGCCATGGTCTTCCTCATGCGCGGAGCCAAGGAGAGCGCCCGGATCAACTCGATCATGGTCGGCGTGAAGATCGTCACCCTGCTGCTCTTCATCGGTATCGGTGCCATGGGCATCAAGTCCGGCAACTACTCGAACTTCAACCCGCTCGGCCGGGAGGGCATCACCGCCGCGGCCGGCACCCTCTTCTTCTCCTACATCGGCTTCGACGCCGCTTCCACCGCCGGTGAGGAAGCCAAGAACCCCAAGCGCGACCTGCCCCGCGCGATCATGCTCTCGCTGCTGATCGTCACCGTCCTCTACGTCCTTGTGGCCTTCGTCGCCGTCGGCGCCATGCCCTGGCAGGACTTCGAGGGCACCGAGGCCGCGCTCGCCCAGATCATGACCGACGTCACCGGCCACAGCTTCTGGGGCGTGGTCCTGGCCGCGGGCGCCGTCGTCGCCATCGCCTCCGTGGTCTTCGCCGTGCTCTACGGCCAGACCCGCATCCTGTTCGCGATGTCCCGCGACGGCCTCGTGCCCAAGGCATTCGGCAAGGTCAACGCGCGCACCGGCGTTCCCCGCGCGAACGTGGTGATCGTCGGCCTCTTCTGCGGACTCCTCGCCGCCACCATCCCGCTCGGCAAGCTGGCCGACGCCACCAGCATCGGCACGCTCTTCGCCTTCGGTCTGGTCAACGTCGCCGTCATCATCCTGCGCTTCACCCGCCCGGACATGCCGCGCACCTTCAAGGTGGCCCTGTTCCCGCTCACGCCGATACTCGGCTTCCTCGCCTGCGGTTGGGTGATGTGGAGCCTCGACGCCGTCACCTGGCAGGTCTTCGGTGGCTGGATGGCCGTTGGCCTCGTGGTCTACTTCCTGTACGGCATCCGCCGCTCCCGACTGGCCACAGCAGAACCGGCCGCAGCAGAGAAGTGA
- the ligD gene encoding non-homologous end-joining DNA ligase has protein sequence MTPITMVEGRRIALSNLDKVLYPETGFTKGEVLHYYATVAGSLLAHIHDRPVSFLRYPDGPDGQLFFTKNPPPGTPDWVKTTPVPRSEDLRAEQVVVADLATLMWAANLVVEFHTPQWPAGAPALADRLILDLDPGPPATVVECSAAALWLRRRLADDGLHAYAKTSGSKGLHLAVPLEPTPSEQVSAYAKTLAQEAERELPDLVVHRMTKALRPGKVFVDHSQNAAAKTTAAPYTLRARALPTVSAPVSWAEVEACRDPSDLVFLADDVAARLEREGDLFAPLLDPDRAGRLP, from the coding sequence ATGACGCCGATCACCATGGTGGAGGGCCGTCGCATCGCGCTCAGCAACCTCGACAAGGTCCTCTACCCGGAGACCGGCTTCACCAAGGGCGAGGTACTCCACTACTACGCCACGGTCGCGGGCTCCCTGCTCGCCCACATCCACGACCGGCCGGTGTCGTTCCTGCGCTATCCGGACGGGCCGGACGGCCAGCTCTTCTTCACGAAGAACCCGCCGCCCGGCACCCCCGACTGGGTGAAGACCACCCCGGTTCCCCGCTCGGAGGACCTCCGGGCCGAACAGGTGGTCGTCGCCGACCTGGCCACCCTGATGTGGGCCGCCAACCTCGTCGTCGAGTTCCACACCCCCCAGTGGCCGGCCGGCGCCCCCGCCCTCGCCGACCGCCTGATCCTCGACCTCGACCCCGGCCCGCCCGCCACCGTCGTCGAATGCTCCGCCGCCGCCCTCTGGCTCCGCCGCCGCCTCGCCGACGACGGCCTCCACGCCTACGCGAAGACCTCCGGCTCCAAGGGCCTCCACCTGGCCGTACCCCTCGAGCCGACCCCCTCCGAGCAGGTGTCGGCGTACGCCAAGACCCTCGCCCAGGAGGCCGAGCGCGAGCTCCCCGACCTGGTCGTGCACCGGATGACCAAGGCGCTGCGCCCCGGCAAGGTCTTCGTCGACCACAGCCAGAACGCCGCCGCCAAGACCACGGCCGCCCCCTACACGCTGCGCGCCCGCGCCCTGCCCACCGTCTCCGCCCCGGTCTCGTGGGCGGAGGTCGAAGCCTGCCGCGATCCCTCTGACCTGGTCTTCCTCGCCGACGACGTCGCGGCCCGGCTGGAGCGCGAGGGCGATCTCTTCGCCCCCCTCCTCGATCCGGACAGGGCGGGGCGGCTGCCGTGA
- a CDS encoding SDR family oxidoreductase gives MSARPRGAAGAPAGAAAAGPASAGSAAGSASAGSAAAGSAAAAGEPAHLDTSPVPDYAALHRLDGRGFVLLGAGNGIGRQTAHALAAGGARVLCVDVDGERARAVAVETGGLPYAADVTRRDPMRELFAEAPGLLGRPVGGVVDIVGMARYAALPELDDAGWDWHFDLVLRHAWLAVQYGGEAVAAAGGGPLVFVASVSGLTAAPLHAAYGAAKAGLMSLVRSAAVELGPRGVRVNAVAPGVVATPRVRALLGTEGRRRNAENAPLGRVAETADIAAALYFLASPQSSYITGQTLVVDGGVGVKFPYPTIGAEQ, from the coding sequence GTGAGCGCGCGGCCCCGGGGCGCGGCCGGGGCTCCCGCCGGTGCCGCGGCCGCCGGTCCCGCTTCCGCAGGTTCCGCGGCCGGTTCCGCTTCCGCCGGTTCCGCGGCCGCCGGTTCCGCGGCCGCCGCCGGGGAGCCCGCTCACCTCGACACCTCCCCCGTCCCCGACTACGCCGCCCTGCACCGCCTCGACGGCCGCGGGTTCGTCCTGCTCGGCGCGGGCAACGGCATCGGCCGGCAGACCGCGCACGCGCTGGCCGCCGGCGGTGCCCGCGTGCTGTGCGTCGACGTGGACGGGGAACGGGCCCGGGCGGTCGCCGTCGAGACCGGGGGCCTCCCGTACGCCGCCGACGTCACCCGCCGCGACCCGATGCGGGAGCTCTTCGCCGAGGCCCCGGGGCTCCTCGGCCGCCCGGTCGGCGGGGTCGTCGACATCGTAGGCATGGCCCGCTACGCCGCCCTGCCCGAGCTGGACGACGCCGGCTGGGACTGGCACTTCGACCTCGTCCTGCGGCACGCGTGGCTGGCCGTCCAGTACGGCGGCGAGGCCGTCGCGGCGGCCGGCGGCGGCCCGCTGGTCTTCGTCGCCTCCGTCTCCGGGCTCACCGCCGCCCCGCTGCACGCCGCGTACGGGGCGGCGAAGGCGGGCCTGATGTCACTGGTGCGCTCGGCGGCGGTCGAGCTGGGCCCGCGCGGGGTACGGGTCAACGCGGTGGCACCGGGCGTGGTCGCCACCCCGCGGGTCCGCGCCCTGCTGGGCACCGAGGGGCGGCGGCGCAACGCGGAGAACGCCCCGCTGGGCCGGGTCGCCGAGACCGCGGACATCGCGGCCGCGCTCTATTTCCTGGCCTCGCCGCAGTCCTCGTACATCACCGGGCAGACGCTCGTGGTCGACGGCGGCGTCGGCGTGAAGTTCCCGTACCCGACGATCGGAGCCGAGCAGTGA